The following proteins come from a genomic window of Spea bombifrons isolate aSpeBom1 chromosome 10, aSpeBom1.2.pri, whole genome shotgun sequence:
- the CCDC34 gene encoding coiled-coil domain-containing protein 34 isoform X2, translating to MSLTSSCERSGRRRSHSTPRKESKTGSKSHNLNSSIDSTYSLLSPIYHDSFESSDEDQALEQDITTDRSKDEEPRSPDCQDNGTHSKASELSQQELNLTPWETWIICKEKQMRIELENKLSEKLKQEEERLKLQQEKEMKKLLAEEQHKQWVQKKLEQEKKEKEQQLLRAQRKKELEEMQKMTIQEKSREKYQEWLRKKEEEDQERKRKEKEEEEKRLAEQKEKREKAEMTFKEWVERAKTRPRAPLNSYGYANGKLTVQNHSNQPQCP from the exons ATGTCTCTCACATCAAGCTGTGAACGCTCTGGCAGAAGGCGCTCTCATTCCACTCCTCGTAAGGAAAGCAAAACTGGATCCAAGAGCCATAACCTCAACAGTTCAATCGACTCTACTTACTCCTTGCTGTCACCCATCTACCATGACAGCTTTGAGAGTAGTGACGAGGATCAAGCTTTGGAGCAGGACATAACGACAGATAGATCTAAAGATGAAGAACCAAG gtcTCCAGATTGCCAAGATAATGGAACACACAGCAAGGCCTCAGAATTATCGCAGCAAGAGTTGAATCTTACTCCCTGGGAGACATGGATTAtttgcaaagaaaaacaaatgcgCATTGAGTTGGAAAATAAATTATCAGAG AAATTAAAACAAGAGGAAGAAAGATTAAAACTGCAACaggaaaaagaaatgaaaaagttaCTGGCTGAGGAGCAACACAAGCAGTGGGTCCAGAAAAAACTAGAACAG gaaaaaaaggaaaaagagcaGCAACTCCTAAGGGCacaaaggaaaaaggaactggAAGAAATGCAGAAAATGACAATACAAGAAAAGAGCAGAGAGAAGTATCAGGAATGGttaaggaaaaaggaagaggaggaccAGGAACGCAAACGAAAAGAAAAG gaggaagaggagaaaCGGTTAGCCGagcagaaagaaaagagagagaaggcaGAGATGACGTTTAAAGAATGGGTGGAACGGGCAAAGACCAGACCCCGGGCCCCGTTAAACAGCTATGGTTACGCAAACGGGAAGCTAACAG
- the CCDC34 gene encoding coiled-coil domain-containing protein 34 isoform X1: MSLTSSCERSGRRRSHSTPRKESKTGSKSHNLNSSIDSTYSLLSPIYHDSFESSDEDQALEQDITTDRSKDEEPRSPDCQDNGTHSKASELSQQELNLTPWETWIICKEKQMRIELENKLSEKLKQEEERLKLQQEKEMKKLLAEEQHKQWVQKKLEQEKKEKEQQLLRAQRKKELEEMQKMTIQEKSREKYQEWLRKKEEEDQERKRKEKEEEEKRLAEQKEKREKAEMTFKEWVERAKTRPRAPLNSYGYANGKLTGYYDGCSYPAPGFYNPVPWKPIHVPPPQKEGAQDPSRKKKKKPVSSQLYRPNSVPPCKPKDNLRVGVGLFKR; this comes from the exons ATGTCTCTCACATCAAGCTGTGAACGCTCTGGCAGAAGGCGCTCTCATTCCACTCCTCGTAAGGAAAGCAAAACTGGATCCAAGAGCCATAACCTCAACAGTTCAATCGACTCTACTTACTCCTTGCTGTCACCCATCTACCATGACAGCTTTGAGAGTAGTGACGAGGATCAAGCTTTGGAGCAGGACATAACGACAGATAGATCTAAAGATGAAGAACCAAG gtcTCCAGATTGCCAAGATAATGGAACACACAGCAAGGCCTCAGAATTATCGCAGCAAGAGTTGAATCTTACTCCCTGGGAGACATGGATTAtttgcaaagaaaaacaaatgcgCATTGAGTTGGAAAATAAATTATCAGAG AAATTAAAACAAGAGGAAGAAAGATTAAAACTGCAACaggaaaaagaaatgaaaaagttaCTGGCTGAGGAGCAACACAAGCAGTGGGTCCAGAAAAAACTAGAACAG gaaaaaaaggaaaaagagcaGCAACTCCTAAGGGCacaaaggaaaaaggaactggAAGAAATGCAGAAAATGACAATACAAGAAAAGAGCAGAGAGAAGTATCAGGAATGGttaaggaaaaaggaagaggaggaccAGGAACGCAAACGAAAAGAAAAG gaggaagaggagaaaCGGTTAGCCGagcagaaagaaaagagagagaaggcaGAGATGACGTTTAAAGAATGGGTGGAACGGGCAAAGACCAGACCCCGGGCCCCGTTAAACAGCTATGGTTACGCAAACGGGAAGCTAACAG GATACTATGACGGATGCTCCTATCCTGCCCCAGGCTTCTATAATCCCGTTCCATGGAAACCAATTCACGTGCCACCACCTCAAAAGGAAGGAGCCCAAGATCCATctaggaagaagaaaaagaaacctgTATCCAGCCAGCTCTATCGACCAAACTCGGTCCCACCCTGTAAACCCAAGGACAATCTCCGTGTAGGAGTAGGGTTGTTCAAAAGATGA